Genomic window (Cystobacter fuscus DSM 2262):
TCCCAAGAAGGTGAAGACGGTGGGGCTCATGGTGGAGATGGCCCGGAGCGCGCTGGCCTTCGCCCGGACGGGACGCGAGGAGTAAGGCGCGGTTGCGACAGGCCCTCGGAAAACGAAGACGCCGGGCACGCGGTCGAGGCGTGCTCCGGCGTCGGGACGGCGGGACTTCAGGCGGGGATCAGATCCCGCGGTACTGCTTGGTCAGGGTGTCCATGCGCTCGATCTGGCCCGCGGAGAAGGTGTTCATGCAGGCGTCGTCGCTGTAGTCCATGAAGTTGGTGATGGGATCCAGGCCGGTGGAGGAGCAGGTGTCGCGGCCCGTGGGGCAGCCCGACGCCGGGGTGGACTCGGCCGGGGTGTCGCTCACGCTGTCGTTCGTGGTGGTGCAGCCGCCCTGGAAGGTGTGGTACAGGCCCAGCCAGTGGCCGACCTCGTGGGTCGCCGTGTCACCCTGGTTGAAGGGGGCCGCGCTGCCGCCGGGCAGCGAGCTGTAGAGGATGACCACGCCGTCCATCTTCGGCTGCGAGGAGTAGCTGGAGGGGAAGGTCGCCCAGCCCAGCAGGCCGCCGCCCATGTTGTTGGAGTAGACGTTGAGGTCGCCCGCGCCGCCCTTGCGCAGCGCGTTCTTCATCTGCGTCTCGTACGTGCCACCCGTGGTGGTGTACCAGGAGTTGTTGGCGGTCGTGTCCGTGCTCACGAGCGAGAACTTGAAGGGCGTCTTCGAGTAGGCGGCGTTGAGCACGGAGATCTGGTTGGCGATCGCCGTGGCGCTCAGGGCGCCAGCGCCCGAGGTGTTGGTGATGGTGTGCCAGTAGACCTTGATGGTCACCGAGCCCGGGGTGCGCGCCTGTCCCTTGACGCTTCCCGCGATGGCCTGCTCCACCGCGTTGCGCTCGGCCTCGCTCAGGTCCTTCGTCACGCAGCCGCGCGCGAAGTCCTGCTCCTGGGTCGTCGGCTCCTCGACGGGCAGCTGCTCCACGTCCGTGCAACCACCGAGCGCCAGGACCGCACCCAGGACCACCGCGAACTTGCCACTCTTCGACACGACGCTGCGGGACATTCCAACTCCTCGGGAGGAAAGTTGGAAATCTTCTACTTTAGTGAATCAGGGCAAGCAAGGTGCCGAGCGCTTTTTCTTCGAAGTATGAGAATCGATGAAAACGGGTGGACTGGGCGTATCAGTGCACCACCGCCAGAGGGGGCGGCGGCTTCACCAGGAGGGAGAGGGCCTCGAACTCCTCGATGTTCTGGCGGATGTAGGCGCGCTTGAGCTTGCCGCTGGTCGTCTTGGGCAGGGACTGGGGCGGCACGGGGACG
Coding sequences:
- a CDS encoding zinc metalloprotease, with the translated sequence MSRSVVSKSGKFAVVLGAVLALGGCTDVEQLPVEEPTTQEQDFARGCVTKDLSEAERNAVEQAIAGSVKGQARTPGSVTIKVYWHTITNTSGAGALSATAIANQISVLNAAYSKTPFKFSLVSTDTTANNSWYTTTGGTYETQMKNALRKGGAGDLNVYSNNMGGGLLGWATFPSSYSSQPKMDGVVILYSSLPGGSAAPFNQGDTATHEVGHWLGLYHTFQGGCTTTNDSVSDTPAESTPASGCPTGRDTCSSTGLDPITNFMDYSDDACMNTFSAGQIERMDTLTKQYRGI